A genomic region of Papaver somniferum cultivar HN1 chromosome 7, ASM357369v1, whole genome shotgun sequence contains the following coding sequences:
- the LOC113295890 gene encoding protein MAIN-LIKE 1-like, which translates to MTEEKTKHHVIAYFLYQLGTIFFPDTSGHVVNAHYLQLLDPLDEVNNYSWGIAVLSFVQVELRKASRLRSLYFGGLYTLVQVWVYDHFPKLQLSNARTPWPFGKPTAGKYEFLNSHEQNKGKKVLELRETLDKLTVEDVVFHPYSIASDEDEEDIDVIDFSPVAGYNEPLFHHGGCTMYNPRRVLRQLSCVQSVPQVENFKVKKAGTKNSEKNFIPKYDPAPSVDHWKNFGDYLVPFEELQDSFDEPNATDDGYMEWYEHFSHPRVINNVQQARADKAKATVMEKEAQKIMKPTPMCGDEALILWNSAIRYLLLFLFFIFLSLDSPF; encoded by the exons atgacagagGAGAAGACTAAGCACCATGTGATTGCTTATTTTTTATATCAACttggaaccatcttcttccctgacacttcaggccacgtggtaaatgctcattacctccagctattggaccccttggatgaggtgaacaactactcttggggcattgcggttctttcattcgttcaagtggaactcagaaaagcttcgaggcttaggagtctatattttggaggcttatacacccttgttcag gtttgggtgtacgaccacttccctaaactgcaattatctaatgCTCGCACTCCTTGGCCTTTTGGGAAGCCTACagctggtaaatatgaatttttgaactcacaTGAACAGAATAAGGgaaaaaaggtgttggagttgagggagacattggataagttaacagtggaagatgtggttttccatccttacagcattgcatcagatgaagacgaggaggataTTGATGTTATTGATTTCTCACCTGTTGCGGGTTATAATGAACCGTTGTTTCATCATGGgggttgtacaatgtataatcctcgaagagtacttagacaactttcttgtgtccaaagtgtCCCACAAGTGGAAAACTTCAAGGTAAAGAAGGCCGGAACTAAGAACAGCGAGAAGAATTTCATCCCCAAATACGATCCTGCTCCATCAGTGGACCACTGGAAGAACTTTGGGGATTATCTTGTTCCATTCGAAGAGTtacaagattcgtttgatgagccaaatgccactgacgatggatatatggaatggtatgaacatttttctcatcctcgtgtaataaacAATGTCCAACAAGCCCGTGCTGATAAAGCAAAAGCGACGGTAATGGAGAAAGAGGCTCAGAAGATTATGAAGCCTACCCCTATGTGTGGTGATGAGGCCTTGATCTTGTGGAATTCGGCGAtaagatatttactcttatttttgtttttcatatttCTTTCACTTGACTCGCCCTTTTGA
- the LOC113299493 gene encoding uncharacterized protein LOC113299493 — translation MTRSRGLGFSSVLAKTNVTMKMTINAFVGVIVGFLIGFSVNKFDSSLFHSNSHNDDAVINSLSQKPWSSAECENLTSTDLSQNYGATTKRSLPRNPRGTETLPPGIIASESDLYLRRLWGKPTEDLTFKQKYLVTFTVGYRQKDNIDAAVKKFSDEFTIMLFHYDGLTTEWDEFEWSKRAIHVSAPKQTKWWYAKRFLHPDIVAPYEYIFIWDEDLGLEHFNADEYIKLARKHGLEISQPGLEKTKKFTWPMTRRIVGGEVHKVVEEKPGDCKNHLPPCAAFVEIQAPVFSREAWRCVWHMIQNDLIHGWGIDFSLRRCVEPAHEKIGVVDAQWIIHQGIPTLWNQGKEKFGKKKMVRQRCVREWGTFGNRMHDAETNYCEAISVNQKESTNSSSLE, via the exons ATGACTAGATCACGAGGTCTCGGATTCAG TTCGGTGTTAGCAAAAACAAATGTGACCATGAAGATGACTATTAACGCTTTTGTTGGAGTTATCGTTGGCTTCTTGATAGGATTTTCTGTAAACAAG TTTGACTCGAGCCTTTTCCATTCCAATAGCCACAATGATGACGCGGTGATTAATAGCTTGTCGCAAAAGCCTTGGTCTTCGGCAGAGTGTGAGAATTTAACTAGCACAGACCTATCTCAAAACTATGGTGCTACCACGAAG AGATCACTTCCACGAAATCCGCGCGGTACAGAAACACTACCCCCAGGCATTATCGCATCAGAGTCAGACTTATATCTCCGCAGATTGTGGGGTAAACCAACAGAG GACTTAACTTTTAAGCAAAAGTATCTTGTAACCTTTACAGTTGGTTACAGACAGAAAGACAATATCGATGCAGCAGTTAAAAAG TTCTCGGACGAATTTACAATCATGTTGTTTCACTATGATGGCCTTACTACCGAATGGGATGAGTTTGAATGGTCAAAGAGAGCTATCCATGTGAGTGCCCCAAAGCAAACCAAATG GTGGTATGCAAAGAGGTTCCTGCATCCTGATATTGTGGCACCATATGAGTACATTTTTATTTGGGATGAAGACTTGGGGCTTGAACATTTTAATGCTGATGA GTACATAAAGCTGGCAAGGAAGCATGGACTTGAGATATCACAGCCTGGTTTAGAGAAGACCAAAAAGTTTACATGGCCGATGACAAGGAGAATAGTTGGAGGAGAAGTCCACAA AGTAGTAGAAGAGAAACCAGGGGATTGCAAAAATCATTTGCCACCATGTGCAGC ATTTGTTGAGATTCAGGCTCCTGTGTTTTCTCGAGAGGCCTGGCGTTGTGTGTGGCATATGATTCAG AATGATTTAATACATGGATGGGGTATCGATTTTTCTCTTAGGAGATGTGTAGAG CCTGCTCATGAGAAAATAGGAGTTGTTGATGCTCAATGGATTATTCATCAAGGTATTCCAACGCTTTGGAATCAG GGTAAAgagaaatttgggaagaaaaaaaTG GTAAGACAAAGGTGTGTTAGAGAATGGGGAACATTTGGAAATCGAATGCATGACGCGGAGACGAATTACTGTGAAGCAATCTCTGTCAACCAAAAGGAATCCACAAACAGCTCATCATTAGAATGA